The proteins below come from a single Triticum aestivum cultivar Chinese Spring chromosome 5D, IWGSC CS RefSeq v2.1, whole genome shotgun sequence genomic window:
- the LOC123124673 gene encoding uncharacterized protein: MKASLKLRDDAGPLLRAKLSVELFSVPAVASLTAGDPADLRLSLATAVPALPSLRLSYAPNRPAGSSPLSASLVLGYGPGGCPSAPGASAITMVVEVSAAGALSFSLALKPSLGDFAVRKRFYSDGAGGGMTASEVTMRSVVPVRGGAAAARVRWGVRIPAEMTAGVEAGAAVVMLRRLPFLVLGKVTVERRAGKPAPEVAQQEEVAAEKVRRENEKLRREVEGLRATAGQMREKETAALAGASRRGGGRSPGMSTKLDGVDVGPQVNPAT; this comes from the coding sequence ATGAAGGCGTCGCTGAAGCTCCGGGATGACGCGGGGCCGCTGCTCCGCGCGAAGCTCTCCGTCGAGCTCTTCTCCGTGCCCGCCGTCGCCTCGCTCACCGCCGGCGACCCGGCCGACCTCCGCCTCTCCCTCGCCACGGCCGTCCCGGCGCTCCCGTCCCTACGCCTCTCCTACGCGCCGAATCGCCCCGCGGGGTCCTCCCCGCTCTCCGCCTCGCTCGTCCTCGGCTATGGCCCCGGCGGCTGCCCCTCCGCGCCCGGCGCCTCCGCCATCACCATGGTCGTCGAGGTCAGCGCCGCGGGCGCGCTCTCCTTCTCGCTGGCCCTCAAGCCCTCGCTCGGCGACTTCGCCGTGCGCAAGCGGTTCTATTCGGACGGCGCGGGAGGCGGGATGACGGCGTCGGAGGTGACGATGAGGAGCGTCGTGCCTgtgcgcggcggcgcggcggcggcgagggtccGGTGGGGCGTGAGGATACCCGCCGAGATGACCGCCGGcgtggaggccggcgccgccgtggtGATGCTGCGGAGGCTGCCTTTCTTGGTTCTCGGCAAGGTCACGGTGGAGAGGCGGGCGGGGAAGCCGGCGCCGGAGGTTGCGCAGCaagaggaggtggcggcggagaaGGTGAGGAGAGAGAACGAGAAGCTGAGGAGGGAGGTGGAGGGGCTCCGGGCGACAGCGGGGCAGATGAGAGAGAAGGAGACAGCGGCGTTGGCCGGTGCTAGCCGGAGGGGTGGCGGAAGGTCGCCGGGGATGAGTACGAAACTAGACGGCGTTGATGTAGGGCCGCAAGTGAATCCTGCCACCTAG